The DNA sequence GAGCCATTCTCCCTACAGGTTTCAAAAATATTTTAGTAGATTTATGGAGTTTATTCTTCAAGCCTAGCTTCGCTGCAAATAATTATATAGACTCACTACTTCACCGTGTTGCTTATAAGTGCATGAAATGTAAATAAATATGAGCACTAAAGACTAAACCTTTTGTCTAAtatatatgggcattcttttacCAACACATAATAACATTCAGTAGAAAAGATTAACTTAAAAATTTACCCAAGTATGACAAAGCTGACCAACACCAGAAATGCTGTTGATTTTGAAGGTTCTTCCCAGGAAGCAAGTCTTTGTAGACGGTTAAATGATTCAATGAGTGGGAAAAGCAGCTCCTATACAAAAATAAATGATATATGATACTGCAAACAATTTTCAATACAAAATGTTCCACAACTGCATTGTATAGCATTCAAGTAAAAGCCAATGAAATTTCAGATACAACAAAaaatttaaacaagtataacTCTCAAAAGTTTTCGATATGCTGTAGCGGTGTGGAAAGCCTATTTCTTGATTTAAGCTGTTGCTGTAGCAGAGTGGAAAGCCTCTTTCTTGATTTAATCTGGGATACACTTCAACATATTACAATGCTTCACTATCATTAATTAAATTACATCGCAACTTGACCAGAAACCCAGTCTAACAAGGAAACAGAAACACAAGTGCTTGGACTAGTTTTGACAGAACATATATACAATTTTTTTGGTTAAGTATTTAACAGAAGATATTGGTTGGAGGCCAACAATCAAATTATTGAAGTGATATTTAATGAAATAATTACCTGCATGATTGCTATATTTGTATCAATACCCTCCACTTTCACTTGGTCGACAGTTGCTCGTGCAGCTTCAGCCCTTCCCGTGTCCTGTTTTGATTGCTTTACTGCCATCTCTAGAGGATTTATCTCACCAACGCAAACATCTCCAACTTGCTGCATTTCTTCTTCATTAATGCTAACCTCATTTTCTAATACAATTCCATGTCTGCAAAGTGTTAAATAGGATATTGGGTGTCTCAGTTGCCTATTACCACGTGGAGATTTGACAGAATCACGTTGAGAGGAGCTATCATCCAACAATGACAAACGACTTGAAAGAGTTTGCAATATTGTGTATCCTCCCGGAAGACTTTCAGTCAAGTTAAAACAAAGTAAGCTCTTGTAGTTGGACGGGAAGTTCTGAAATGCTTCTTTTACTGCCCGATAGCGAAGAATACCAAGTGCTGCTCTTGCAAGTGCTTCCGATTTTTGAATCTTTTTCAGATTATACATCCTGATGAACTTATGAGCATTCAGGATCTCTAGAATGATATCCAACCAATAGTCCCGCCGTGAACTTCCTTTGAATTCAGTAAATTCAAAATAAACAGGCTCTGTGCTGTATAAGATTAAAAAAAATAGGACATCAGGATTTTTACACAATCTAAAAAAACAAGCACAGGACGAAACTACATAACATACATTGATGTAGACTTGTACATCACTGCCTTATCATACAGACGAGCACCCAGCGGTCCTGTTAGATCAGGCTTTATAACCTGCTTCATGTCAGCAGCTAATTCGAATTTTACTGCTTTATCATAGATTCCAACTCCCATAGACTCAAAGTACATAGCGTTATTGGTCAATGTCAGACGGCCTGCCAAGAAGAAGCAAATTTAGACTAGAGTCAGAATCCAGATATAAATTGCACAAACTAGCAACCAGATTCAGGAAATGAGTAATTAGCAAGCATATTTATCAAATTTAAGGAATGAGATTGGATTTTCAAGGAGGACAGTGACTACCAGGCCATCCAGAGATTCCAATATGCTGAAAAATTGGTTGCGTGGGAACTGTGCCATCTATATCTAAAACAATCTCGCCCTCGGAAAGCTGAAGGTTGGATGCTGACGAAGATGAATTTACATTAGCAGCAGATTTGATCACCCTGCAGTATACATCCATAAACAATGATTATAGAATTATAATGGGTAGCAAAAACTTACATAATTTTCTCTTGTTCATTCACAATAAAGGAGTTCGAATTAAGAGATCTAAATTATGagaattattattaatatttacTTAGGAAGTCAAGATGATCAGATTTATTCTATACATAGGTGTCATCTTAAAAAAACAGAACAGTTTTGACAACGTAGACACATGGTCCAAATTCAGACTGGACGGAATGAATGATACTGACTATCTCAAACCGCAGTGCAGCGGTATCTCCGTCGCTTCCTTTGCGGGATGTTGGGTGTTCGAACTGTgtttaattatcaaataaaaacTACACAGACACCAACTCTGTTATGTGTCACCAAAAACTCAATGAGCCACACTTAGTAAGGGAGTATTGACATGACATGACTAAACAATAAAATTATGCTTTTGGTCAAGTCACCATATCTTGAAACCACATGGTTAGCCAGCTTAACAAACTCATCCAATTTTTTTCATTGCATAAATGGATCAACAGTGCATAACCCCAGTAACACACATCCTGTTACATCTAGGACAAGATAATGGGCAATGGGCAAATGATATATTTTTACTAATGGACAAAAAAATATACTTCCAGTAAAGTCACATAAATCAATCCACATACATGATTATACAGTTTCAATGGTATTAATATCAGAAGCCATTGCTTAAAGGTCAATACGTGACCCTATTTGCTGGTTCTCATTTCTCAAGCACACTTACATGAAACATACTTCTTGTTATTGATGAAATATTCATAGTAGCACACGTATATTTTAGGCATGCAGTGATCAAGAGTATAAATAGGTAAAATTATTTGATAATTTACTGGAAGTTGAAGTCGAccataaaaaattattattatcaagtgtttacttaattattatacatccTTACTTTTCCAGGCTGCGAAGGTACTTGTCGTagataataaaatgaagtttgtgTTCTGAAGACAATGTCAGTACATCAAAGAGATTGTGAACAGTGATTACATCTGCAATAACTGTACATGCAGGAGCAATTCGTGCAAAAGCTTCCAACCCTACAGTTTTATTGTCATCAACCTGAAAAGGAGAATTAAGACAATGATAAAACAGAAGGTCCTTGGAAACTACACTAACTGTAATAGAAATCTCAATATAGCAATCACTTGACTTTAAACAGATGATGTCGATACATTTCCTTATTGACCACAGTATGAGAGTATAATGGAAATGAGATAACCTGAGCAGCCATATTTGTTGAAGTAGAATAAAAAAGTGACCACCCCTCCTCATCCTCCACTTCCTGGTTACTGCGAGAAGCAGTTTCCTGTAGTTTCCACACGGAGGAAGATAAAAATAGTTATATAACATTGGTCAATTCACATTCTCTTTTAGACCTTTACTCTTGTCAGATACTGAAATTAATACCTAACAATAACGCAGTACCAATAAAAACCAACATATTTGGCCTAAACATAATAAGTACTAGCCACGTAACGTAATGCAAGACAACTAATAATGCTCAGAAGTTAGAAGTTGAGATAACAAGTGTGGTGTGATTTACGATATTTACTTCATTCTCAGCACTTGGCCCTTCCCATGCAAGCATCATATCAAATGTTAGGCGACGGAAGTTTTTGTCAGCCAAATAATCTGGACGCCTAGTCATCGTGTTCAAAGCTTGATATGAACAGAACTCTAATAAACTTCTAGCATACCCCAAAGATCCCTTGATGATATTAGGGTGTTCAGTGTCAAAACAGTGCTGCAACTCTTCAGTTGGTTTATGAAGGAGCCTGCAAGTCAACAAATTCAAATGTGTACATTCAATAAAACTTAGGAAATGATATTTGAAAAGATACTGTTGTAGTCTATATATATTAAATCTAGTTCTAGCTATTCTCTGGGTCCTTCTGCAAGGTAAGAAGACAATGTGGTATGCATTAGCCAATAAATCATGCAAGTCTTTTGTTTGAGTTCACGAGAGAGAGGCTATTACACATTCATAACCTTCAAATTTGACACCTTAGTTTTGTGGCACTTCTACATTTTGATCTAAACCTCTTGGAATTGGACTATAAAATAACCTCAAACGGTCAACTGATTCAATAGGTTCTTGTACTGACCAAAAATTAATTGTTCTGTAATTCCGGGACCCTTTCTTTGCTAATAAGTCTGGAGAATTAAGAGATAGCCTACTGTGGAAGGCACATCCCCCACCCCCACCCCCTTCCCCATCACAAGGTCATAGGTTCTAACCCCTAATCCCCTTCCTTTCtgttattttttttttaaatttaacgTACCACAAAAAATGACAACTTTTAGCATATACCTATTGTATCTGTACCCCCAAACTTATTAAAGCTCTTCTACTATTTAAGGGAGTCAAATCCAAGCGTATGAGGAGATGATAAATGTCTTTTTAGTTGAAAACTGATTACTCTGGTCATTTGATACATTTTAACAGAAAAGGGTTAATGGGACCACTTCAAATAATTTAGATCTGTAGTATGTTGAATACGAAACTTATAAGTTTTCAGAGCTTAAGAACATCCTCATTTAAAAGGTATATTAGGGAAAAATGTCCATGGATTTATGTGATAGTGAGGGTGTTCCTTAGGAGTTCTTATATCCTAAGTGGGAATTTAGAAAAAAATCCCTCCACGCATGCTCCCACAAGAAAAACAACCTCAAAGACAAGTAGTGTTTTATAATTGTTCGTGTTCATTACTTGGTAAAGTTTGACACATAGTGTCCTTAATAACCTTGGTAACTTAACACCATCAGATCCATACTCATCatcaaaaaaaatttattgcTACAATCAAGTAAGGATCCGTAAGTATGTCATTTTGTACGTTATGAACCCCAAACTTTTTTCATAGTTAAAACAAACCTGAACTAAGTAGTTTGAACAGATAACGTCAGGGGATCTAGGCTGAATTTGTGCACTGCAAAGTAGTCATTTTACATATTCTGATGCTTTAGAATCACTTCTGAGCTAATGACTCAGTATCGATGGCAAAGTCCAACCAAATTGGCCAATGCAAATTGCAAGGCCAACTTGTTCAAAATGTATAGTTCGGGGTTAACCAAATTAAGTATTTAGGGTTCCTAGGATAAATCACATATTCAGGGTCTATCTGTGCACTCATTCAGCAAAGGATAAGTGAGGATAGTTGTGCTAGCAAGAATAGAAAGTGCACATCTAAGGATGATATATTTATGGTGGTTAGCTCAATCCTCGGAAGTCAGACGTAATGAGCATAAATACACCCTGAACAGTAACTGAAGGGGGTTCCAGCAAATTCTAAAGATTGGGGATCCAGGCAATGTGAGATTCATATATATGAAACTTATTTGTATACATAGCATACACTATATATGCAAAGAACTCATCCACACACACTTCAATCATTATACACAGTCCTCTCCAAAAATGTGTTACATGCTAAAGGCAGCCAGGACCATTTTTCTCTTCAGACATGTGTTACATGCTAAAGACAACCTATATCATTCTCTTCACTAATCCAGCCTTTCTTTCTCAAAAAATTCTAAAACCGATGGACGGTTCCTTAACTAACATCCTCATTGTGGCATTTTGGGAGAAGGGAGGTGAAAGGAAGTACGAGTTAGATATCATCATGATTAATCTATCTAAAAACTCATGATCAAAATTTTATTAACGTTATTACTAAATCAAGCAAGACCATTGGCGTGTTTCGTACTCCTTGCGTTTCTTTGCAGTAATTGAATGGGAGGTTGTAAATAGAAGTAAATTTATAGAACAAGCAAAAGAACATGAGACGAATCTATGAATAATATATAAATTTGTAATTCAGGAAAAGTTATAAATTGTGCTACAAAGTACAATGCTGCAATAGTCAAATTCACTAGAAATTCTATATCTAACAATACAAGAAAAGTAAACTAAACAATGCATCAGATTTATAACATAAATGCACAGTAAAGAAAAAATAACATAGCAAGTAAATATATAAATGGGTAAGcaagaagagagagagagaaagtgaGAGAGAGATACTTGgagcagagagagagagaggaggggGGAGAGAGATACTTGGAGcaggaagagagagagagagagagagagagagagagagagagagagagagagaggagaggggaGAGAGAGATACTTAGAGCAGGAAGAGATGACTGAATTAGCAATAGGAGAGAGAAAAGGCAAAGGGGCAGCTTGAGAATCAACAACATCATCTTCAGTATTGTTGAAAAAAGATTTAAAGAAAGTTAAGCTGTCTTTCTTGATAGTGGAAGCAGACCCTGGAGACACAATTGGATCCATTATATCACCTTAAAAATCCGATCTTTATGTGAACCAGATGGCTCTTACAGACAAGAAAGTGGTGTTTTATGTTCTTGAAGACTTGAACTGAGGAGTTGTCAAGATGATATTTTTATGACAAAAGGAGGAAACTTTACTTGGAAATATATAATACTTTATACTTGTAATAAAATATTTCGTATTGTTTGGTTACAAAACATTTTACCATATGGTTGTTCTAGAGTGTGGTGCAAAGTTTCCGACTCCCCTTATCAAAATGTCATTTTTAAGCCATAAAAGACCTAAAATGTCACTTTTGAAAATAATGGTTCAAAATATCATTTCATAACATCACTTCGTTTTACGTTTTATTTTTTAATGTAAAATGGTACATGGTTTTCCGTTTTGatactttatttttttaaatttttttataatgtgCAAAACGTTAGTTGAAGTAACGTTTTGGCTCAAAACGGTACATCATATAGCGTTTTGGCTCAAAACGGTACATCATATAGCGTTTTTGCACTCAAAACGGTACATCATATAGCGTTTTGTGCCAAAACGTTATTTTATCTAACATTTTGcgtataaaaaaaatttaaaatgtcAAAACGTTACACGAAGTTTCGTTTTAAGTTCCATTTTACATAAACgttaaatgatatatcattttgAAGTGACATTTATGATCATTTGACATTTAGGCCTATATGTACACATGCACTTTATTGTCCAAATGTAAAAATGAAAATTACAAATCAAAATAACGATTGATTTGTAAATTTGTAATATTATGTTTACTGGTTTTGAATAACATTTTGATGACAGACATTCATGGAATAAAAATTTGTTCAAAACTCATGTTTTATTAATGATATATACTTTTAAATTAAAGATAAATAAGCAATAAGTTATTTATTTAAGATATTTGAGAAAACTATAAGACAATACAAATTTTAAGTTTCATTTGTATAAAGAGTTCAGGAAGCATGTAAAATTAAAATAATCGGTCATTGGTATTTTCGTAAATtaaacaaaaattaaaataatttgtCATTGGTATTTTCGTAAATTAAACAAATTAATTGTAAAATTTCAAACACATTCCTACTCCtgtaattttttttctaaaatttacaCATAATTATTAAACAAGTTTTTTGCCGGTCTAACCTCATTTCTCTTAATCTCACTAATTATCATCACTTCCAACAGCCCTGACACTTGTGAAAATATTTTTTACCCTTTACTTTTTTCTACCTTTACTTTCTTTTTTTGTAATCTTCAAAAAAAAACAATACTCTTCACATTCGTAATGAAGAAGTATGTCCCTCTAGTCTTTGCACATCATGAATCAAAGATGGAGCCGGGAGAGTATGAGCCGATTCAGCTCAAATTTCAGATAAAACCAAAATTATAATCATATATTttcgatttttaaaattaaaaattgaaatcGTAACCATATCTGCAACACTGCACTGATAAAATGTTTACTAAAATCAAAGCACAAAGCATTTCCTGACATTAATTTAACATAATGCATTGATTATAACCAACAATGTGTGTTACCTTACTCCCGAAAGAAGATAGGCCACCAAGCTAACTTAACAGCAACAGTTAGTGCCGTTACATTTAAACATTACCGATTGTGTTGTAGTTTATAGTTAGAAGAATATAAATcgtatatttatttattgattttttcaaaatttatataaattattatattatattaattatttaaataatcgaTTCACTTCGGTTTTTTCGGTTCGGCTTTAACTAACAACCGGAACCGGACCCATGAAATCGTTTCGGTTTATAATTTTTCGAATTCAGTTCTGGCTCGATTTTTATCTGCTCGATTTTTACCGATTTTTATCGGTTTCGGTTATTTTTCGGTTTTTTTGCTTACCCCTGGAGCAATCCTTGCCTATCCAGGAGGTTAAAATTCCATTACTTCCTGACCATGCTGGCTATTCTTGCAAAGAAAGGTGAGTAGATGAAAGTATGAGCAACAACTTGAAACCCATATCAAAACCTGCATTCTAGGGAATGGCCATCAATTGTATCTGAATATTTTAGATTCTTATTGAGGGTCTTCACCTTTTATTGCGACCAAGTTGTCCAACATTCCTTTACACTCCCAATGGATCCACTAGCATTTGGGCATCACCACATTGTGGGAGACTAATTTCCTCCTAAGTTCGATGGAATGCCTTTGTATCTGACATGCATAATAATGATGTCTTTCTTAAGTGGCCCATGACCAATGTTTGAGCTTTTCGGCTCAAAACTCAAAAGATTTAGAGGAACGCTAAGAACATAATGAGCAAGCCCCTCTAATTTTTGTCCGGTAAGCTGTGACAACGATTATAAATTATTTGACAGTGCCCAACTTCTATCAGAAGAATGCATTTGACTAGTAACTCTTGACTCTTGAATATCTACCAACATAAGCTACATTCAAACTCACCAACTTCAATTTCAAGCATCCACCTATCATATGGTTTACACCAGTAATTGCATAACCTAACCTTAGATTACTTGTCGCCTCTGCAAGAAAATCGTGTAAAGAGCAAGATCATAACACTTATTAAATCAGGCGAGAAATGATCAAGAACCTAATAGCTACTAGTACTATTTCAGTTATTACCATCTGAGTATCTTTTCTTAAGTTTTTTCAGCAATCATTCAGCAATCGATGAGTGAAATGTACATCTTTAACATATCATGTTTCTAGAATTTTGTTAACGGAGAAAATTCACATTAGAATCACAAATGTCTGCAGAAGTACTCTTGTTTACTTGGTTTTCTTGTCATCAGGTTTAATTACATTAACCGGTGCTGCAGGAATACTGTACCACCACTCCCGGATACGCCACAGGCACAATTGCCAATACCACTGCCACGATGACTAGCAATATGGCAGTGAGGTCTGTCGCCTAAAggaacaaaataaaaataaacaataCACAGTTAGTTTTGGAAAACTGAAATCATAAAAGATTGGGAACATAAAGAGGATCAATTTAGAAAACCAAACAGGGAACTGAAGGTGTAATATAACATGGACAGTGGAAATGAAAAGAAGGCCTCAAGTCATATGAATTTTCCCTGATGACCAACAGTAAAGGGCTATCATAAAAACCTTCTATGCTAAAAGAATTGGGAACATCGAGATTTAGAAATGTGATCTGTTTCTAGTATGCTTCTGTTTTTGATCTTTTATGATTTAGGGGGAGAGATAGATCCTGCGTGGGTGAATACCTCTGGAATTGCAGCTAAAAGAAGAGCTCTAACTTTCAGAAGAAAAATGTTTGCACCTTGAATAAAAGCTTTAAGTGCATGCAGTCACTACTTCACTCTGCATCCGGCCATCCACATTGCTTATACATGCATATTGTATACAATGTACATTAAAATGAACACTAAAccatattttaaat is a window from the Apium graveolens cultivar Ventura chromosome 1, ASM990537v1, whole genome shotgun sequence genome containing:
- the LOC141678751 gene encoding uncharacterized protein LOC141678751 yields the protein MDPIVSPGSASTIKKDSLTFFKSFFNNTEDDVVDSQAAPLPFLSPIANSVISSCSKLLHKPTEELQHCFDTEHPNIIKGSLGYARSLLEFCSYQALNTMTRRPDYLADKNFRRLTFDMMLAWEGPSAENEETASRSNQEVEDEEGWSLFYSTSTNMAAQVDDNKTVGLEAFARIAPACTVIADVITVHNLFDVLTLSSEHKLHFIIYDKYLRSLEKVIKSAANVNSSSSASNLQLSEGEIVLDIDGTVPTQPIFQHIGISGWPGRLTLTNNAMYFESMGVGIYDKAVKFELAADMKQVIKPDLTGPLGARLYDKAVMYKSTSITEPVYFEFTEFKGSSRRDYWLDIILEILNAHKFIRMYNLKKIQKSEALARAALGILRYRAVKEAFQNFPSNYKSLLCFNLTESLPGGYTILQTLSSRLSLLDDSSSQRDSVKSPRGNRQLRHPISYLTLCRHGIVLENEVSINEEEMQQVGDVCVGEINPLEMAVKQSKQDTGRAEAARATVDQVKVEGIDTNIAIMQELLFPLIESFNRLQRLASWEEPSKSTAFLVLVSFVILGGWMKYMLPSVFLFVAIMMGCNRFANYGKPLEAFNITAPPYRNAVEQLLALQEAIIELEALIQAGNVVLLKVRALLFAALPQATDRTAISLVIMAVVFAFVPVKYLILLAFYEAYTREMPLRKDSSDQWARRMREWWYSIPAAPVQLIKSDDKKIK